The following proteins are co-located in the Plasmodium brasilianum strain Bolivian I chromosome 11, whole genome shotgun sequence genome:
- a CDS encoding peptidyl-tRNA hydrolase PTRHD1 produces the protein MQENTIVQYILINKEILDKKWPLGSIIAQACHACIAVIAENIDDQIVKEYISAEKINNMHKIILKVDDSNELKKLSSVLDKESLKYKIWIEYPENVLSAVAIKPYYKDTVKDYFKKYQLLRKL, from the exons ATGCAAGAAAACACAATagttcaatatattttaataaataaagaaattttagATAAAAAATGGCCTTTAGGATCTATTATAGCGCAAGCTTGTCATGCATG CATTGCAGTGATAGCTGAGAACATCGACGATCAAATagtaaaagaatatatatcggcggaaaaaataaataacatgcataagattattttaaaagttgACGACTCGAATGAGCTAAAAAAGTTATCAAGTGTTTTGGATAAAGAAtctttgaaatataaaatttggaTTGAGTATCCAGAAAATGTGTTGTCAGCTGTTGCAATAAAACCATATTATAAGGATACTGTAAAagattatttcaaaaaatatcaatTATTAAGAAAGTTATAA
- a CDS encoding histone H3, translating to MARTKQTARKSTAGKAPRKQLASKAARKSAPISAGIKKPHRYRPGTVALREIRRYQKSTDLLIRKLPFQRLVREIAQDYKTDLRFQSSAVMALQEAAEAYLVGLFEDTNLCAIHAKRVTIMPKDIQLARRIRGERS from the coding sequence ATGGCACGAACAAAACAAACAGCAAGGAAATCAACGGCTGGTAAAGCCCCAAGAAAGCAGTTAGCTTCGAAAGCAGCAAGAAAGTCAGCTCCAATTTCGGCAGGTATTAAAAAACCGCACAGATATAGACCAGGAACTGTGGCATTAAGAGAAATTAGAAGATACCAAAAATCTACGGACTTATTAATTAGAAAATTGCCATTCCAAAGATTAGTAAGAGAAATTGCTCAAGATTATAAAACTGATTTAAGATTTCAGTCATCAGCAGTTATGGCACTACAGGAAGCAGCAGAAGCGTACTTAGTAGGACTTTTTGAAGATACGAACTTATGCGCCATTCATGCCAAGAGAGTTACTATAATGCCAAAAGATATCCAATTAGCTAGACGTATTCGTGGAGAAAGATCGTAA
- a CDS encoding hypothetical protein (conserved Plasmodium protein), whose amino-acid sequence MTNNKAYYSNLKLVVNKGEEEEKEELGGAANNVVYIGNIDKNIKDDDILKILKIFGVCKWNRQRNPSTNELMSFGFCEYNDLYEVYLCINILNNIKVGNKNLKVNCNDNLKSKFEYIVDILYEKREELKEDKQVEKEGREEKEKDEESEESEEDGEDGEDEEDNNALRNEKKKKKN is encoded by the coding sequence ATGACAAATAACAAGGCGTACTATAGCAACTTAAAGCTTGTAGTAAATAAGGgcgaagaagaagaaaaggaGGAATTGGGGGGAGCGGCAAACAATGTTGTTTATATTGGtaatatagataaaaatataaaagatgatgatatcttaaaaattttaaaaatttttggaGTTTGTAAATGGAATAGACAAAGGAATCCATCAACAAATGAGTTGATGTCCTTTGGATTTTGTGAATATAATGATCTGTATGAagtttatttatgtataaatattttaaataatataaaagtaggtaataaaaatttaaaagttaATTGTAATGATAATTTGAAGAGtaaatttgaatatattgttgacattttatatgaaaaaagagaagaattAAAAGAGGACAAACAGGTGGAGAAGGAAGGAcgagaagaaaaagaaaaagacgAAGAAAGCGAAGAAAGCGAAGAAGACGGAGAAGACGGAGAAGACGAAGAAGACAATAATGCATtacgaaatgaaaaaaaaaaaaaaaaaaattga
- a CDS encoding hypothetical protein (conserved Plasmodium protein) gives MNHKKVNLLALIESVNNEYEEKKRKGEIVENNMIEEEKNCGTINNGEENDKEGSTNQDNPNIFNDINIKNDNTNFMNNRLHINKEDDKNNIKGKTNSHPFLYNNENNDHDQINEHEGLKENGSSPCISARCNNVSRECIEETKYLSKDYKVHWREKERKQKIENKEKDLEKDFYKREKEWLELEEQIKKDTYREWNKFMQVKKKDIAKLIELDLKGESDNSSISNSKKREIRKSKREKEKELDELDRLNELKEIDEMKRKEELHHYWEIQKGVEEGQLKKIKENEQVKEREEEREQQEEEEKEKEKAKEKEKEEQQANVDQEIKHNKDNLATIQSKLKKGSILMNALSYVLDHGSGKVEEQNGTVTNDDKKKKKDKHSDEKNEECMDKEPSEYRGETVQCMPKMMGEDNTIRENNNSGRNSSDRSSNMSSNLSGNSAREEVQKKSKENEGSTNKRKIVSLEHINIKVNDKKKKKKVTELEHSSKINNTQLLNIFDTNVEDELYTKKHQPLSKLDKHLDKKNQEEERVKTFEIIENSKKILDKVPSTEEEIFNFPIQWNVLNLKDNISTKLKPWIYKKITEYIGTDEKEIIEEISNYFVEQILKETAPKDMVVEAEKFLDSDGKKFILNMYRLIIFEQLKIADNL, from the coding sequence atgaaccataaaaaagtaaatctTTTAGCACTTATCGAAAGtgtaaataatgaatatgaagaaaagaaaagaaaaggagaaattgtagaaaataatatgatcgaggaagaaaaaaattgtggTACAATAAATAATGGGGAAGAAAATGATAAAGAAGGTAGTACCAATCAAGACAATCCCaacatttttaatgatataaatataaaaaatgataatacgAATTTTATGAACAACAGGTTGCACATAAATAAAGAGGATGATAAGAACAATATTAAGGGGAAAACAAATTCTCatccatttttatataacaatgAAAACAATGATCATGATCAGATAAATGAACATGAAGGTCTAAAGGAAAACGGCTCTTCGCCATGTATTAGTGCAAGATGTAACAATGTAAGTAGAGAATGTATAGAAGAGACAAAATATTTAAGCAAAGATTATAAAGTACATTGGAGagagaaagaaagaaaacaaaaaatagaaaacaaagaaaaagatttagaaaaagatttttataaaagggaaaaagaaTGGTTAGAATTAGaagaacaaattaaaaaagatacaTACAGAGAATGGAATAAATTCATgcaagtaaaaaaaaaagatattgcTAAACTTATAGAATTAGATTTAAAAGGAGAAAGTGATAATTCTTCTATTTCTAATtctaaaaaaagagaaattagAAAGTCGAAaagggaaaaggaaaaagagtTAGATGAACTGGATCGGTTAAATGAGTTAAAAGAAATTgatgaaatgaaaagaaaagaagagtTACATCACTACTGGGAGATACAAAAAGGAGTAGAAGAAGGACaactgaaaaaaataaaggaaaatgaGCAGGTTAAAGAAAGGGAAGAAGAAAGAGAGCAAcaggaagaggaagaaaaagagaaagagaaGGCGAAGGAGAAGGAGAAAGAGGAACAACAAGCAAACGTGGATCAAGAAATTAAACACAATAAAGACAATCTCGCTACAATTCAGAGTAAATTGAAGAAGGGTAGCATCCTTATGAATGCGCTTTCATATGTTTTGGATCATGGTAGTGGAAAAGTAGAAGAACAAAACGGCACAGTGACCAAcgatgataaaaaaaaaaaaaaagataagcaTTCCGATGAGAAGAATGAGGAGTGCATGGATAAAGAGCCCAGTGAGTACAGAGGTGAAACTGTTCAGTGCATGCCAAAAATGATGGGTGAAGACAACACGATaagggaaaataataatagcggAAGGAATAGCAGCGATAGAAGCAGCAACATGAGTAGCAATTTAAGCGGCAATAGTGCACGCGAGGAGgtccaaaaaaaaagtaaggaAAATGAGGGAAGCacaaacaaaagaaaaattgtaAGTTTGgagcatataaatataaaagtaaatgataaaaaaaaaaaaaaaaaggtaactGAGTTAGAACATTcaagtaaaattaataacacgcaattattgaatatatttgATACAAATGTTGAAGATGAACTGTATACAAAAAAACATCAACCGTTATCTAAGTTAGACAAACATTTAGATAAGAAAAATCAAGAAGAAGAAAGAGTTAAGACATTTgaaattattgaaaattctaaaaaaatattagacAAGGTACCTTCAACTGAAGAGGAGATTTTTAATTTCCCTATTCAATGGAatgtattaaatttaaaagataatattaGTACTAAATTAAAACCAtggatttataaaaaaattacagaGTATATAGGAAcagatgaaaaagaaatcaTTGAGGAAATtagtaattattttgttgagcaaattttaaaagaaaccGCACCAAAGGATATGGTAGTTGAGGCAGAAAAATTTCTAGATTCagatggaaaaaaatttattctgAACATGTACAGACTTATCATATTTGAGCAACTTAAAATAGCAGATAACCTGTAG
- a CDS encoding pre-mRNA-splicing factor SLU7, translated as MNTKNVTREEKKKEKELNEARKAGKVEALKDEEGNDINPHMPQYIIKAPWYLNQTKPGLKHQRYKGSDKVKIEEERNKKIYIKNKKNVQNFCKNCGSAAHKEKYCLERTRKKKIQFMNKENDDDYLCVTQDLGYDGNRDRWVGYNANNFEHIYREYGKIVEEKKKRKAEELKKKYEKKKSKKKRSKLGEEKEEEGEEKEGKEGENNDNKNDDQSSSESDENVEEEEEEHTQLLSQQDEEDRLKEDDCTKKNKSSINAVKKNESKSRNVARNLRIREDTAKYLYNLSLNSAFYDPKSRSMREDPFANIRKNLTEDDNYYKGENYYNNTDDAIESKKLEIFAWETYKRGENVHFNAQPTQLELMYKEYLEKKKKLIKKKQEDILKTYKCENLSKETKNEEELVHSEIYTEYKPIDQIDTKKKKIKVLSKYEEDIYAFDHTSIFGSYYDRDKKKWGYKCCLSTNKFEKCIHM; from the exons ATGAACACTAAAAATGTAACGAgagaagagaaaaagaaggaaaaggaGTTAAATGAGGCAAGGAAAGCTG gcAAAGTAGAAGCCCTGAAAGATGAAGAAGGAAATGATATTAACCCTCATATGCCCCAGTACATTATTAAAGCCCCTTGGTACTTAAATCAGACAAAACCAG GGCTGAAGCATCAAAGATATAAAGGATCAGATAAGGTTAAAATCGaagaagaaagaaataagaaaatttatataaagaacaaaaaaaatgtacaaaatttttgcaaaaattgTGGTAGTGCTGCAcacaaagaaaaatattgtttagAAAGgacacgaaaaaaaaaaatacaatttatGAACAAAGAAAACGATGATGATTATCTTTGCGTCACTCAAGATTTGGGGTATGATGGAAATAGGGATAGATGGGTAGGGTATAATGCAAATAAttttgaacatatatatagggAATATGGGAAAATAgttgaggaaaaaaaaaaaagaaaagcagaggagttaaaaaaaaaatacgaaaaaaaaaaatcaaaaaagaaaagaagtaaattaggcgaagaaaaagaagaggaaggAGAAGAGAAAGAAGGAAAGGAAGGGGAAAATAacgataataaaaatgatgacCAGTCAAGTAGCGAAAGTGATGAAAATGtagaggaagaagaagaggaacACACACAACTACTATCACAGCAGGATGAGGAAGATAGGTTAAAAGAGGATGATTGTACTAAGAAAAATAAGTCATCAATTAATGctgtgaaaaaaaatgagagtAAGAGTCGTAATGTAGCAAGAAATTTAAGAATAAGAGAAGATACAgctaaatatttgtataatttaagTTTAAATTCTGCTTTTTATGACCCTAAGAGTAGAAGTATGAGAGAAGATCCATTCGCAAACATACGTAAAAATTTAACTGAAgatgataattattataaaggagagaattattataataatacagaTGATGCAATTGAAtcgaaaaaattagaaatatttgCATGGGAAACTTATAAAAGAGGTGAAAATGTTCATTTTAATGCTCAGCCAACTCAACTCGAATTAATgtataaagaatatttagaaaaaaaaaaaaaacttataaaaaaaaaacaagaagatatattaaaaacgtACAAGTGCGAAAATTTATcgaaagaaacaaaaaatgaagaagagcTTGTTCATTCAGAAATTTACACCGAATATAAACCCATAGATCAAATAGacacaaagaaaaaaaaaattaaagtcttaagtaaatatgaagaagacatatatgcatttgaTCACACTTCCATTTTTGGTAGCTACTATGACagggacaaaaaaaaatggggaTACAAATGTTGTCTAAGTACGAATAAATTTGAAAAGTGCATTCATATGTAA
- a CDS encoding ribosomal protein L19, whose amino-acid sequence MIKRYIRTKVITSLSKYKCYNIKNEKTSKYWPNIDCIDKEEENITKKKRDDEKKKTIPYYKNYMHDFYSRQLMHNLHLVEMKKMNKLRNFKMPHIHAGDLIEVKYELSRSQQTFAIFQGYCVEIRKKRLDSSFIVKNIFDGVGIEQLIPFYSPRILYVKVVKSLYNLKEENMKKFYQINKPITRDYRYMWQYNFRGKYERPRGQHKPGIRSLEPKIRRRLAKLKKKYMKRRIESNLSSYIFGGVYAQYTRKRTRLVRAEIYRRMLIYAMDEENRRKQKLIKRREKENWNTFKICRNKGENAFMAMPSNHPLISNRQT is encoded by the exons ATAAAAAGATACATCAGAACGAAAGTCATAACGAGTCTAAGCAAGTATAAGTgctataatataaaaaatgaaaaaacttcAAAATATTGGCCTAACATAGACTGTATTGATAAAGAAGAAGAGAatataacgaaaaaaaaaagggatgatgaaaaaaaaaaaactataccatattataaaaactaTATGCATGATTTTTATAGTAGACAATTAATGCACAATTTACACTTAgtagaaatgaaaaaaatgaacaagttaagaaattttaaaatgccCCATATACATGCAGGGGACCTAATAGAGGTGAAGTATGAATTATCCAGATCACAACAGACCTTTGCAATTTTTCAAg GATACTGCGtggaaataagaaaaaaaaggttagACTCATCTTTCATTGTTAAGAACATATTTGATGGTGTAGGAATAGAACAGCTGATACCGTTTTACTCACCTAGAATTTTATACGTCAAAGTTGTAAAGAGTTTATACAATTtaaaggaagaaaatatgaaaaaattttatcaaattaaTAAACCTATCACAAGAGATTACCGATATATGTGGCAGTACAACTTCAGAGGGAAGTATGAAAGGCCAAGGGGGCAACATAAACCAGGTATTAGATCCCTCGAACCTAAAATTAGAAGACGATTagctaaattaaaaaaaaaatatatgaaaaggaGAATTGAAAGTAATTTATCCTCTTATATTTTTGGTGGTGTATATGCACAGTATACTAGAAAAAGGACTAGGTTAGTCCGAGCAGAAATATATAGAAGAATGCTCATATATGCAATGGATGaagaaaatagaagaaagcaaaaattaattaaaagaagagaaaaagaaaattggAACACCTTTAAAATTTGTAGAAACAAAGGAGAGAATGCCTTTATGGCTATGCCGTCAAACCATCCCCTAATTAGCAATCGACAAACATGA